ATTTCGGTTTGCGATACCCTTTTTCTTTTATTCTAACAAAATTTTAAACAGGCTCATAAAATTTAAAAAAAAGTCTAAAAAAATTATTTGCCAGTTAAAAATAATGATATATCTTTGCAGTCCGTTAAAATCCTCTCAAAATAATACTAGTTGTAAATCATTAAAAATTAGTAAATTATAAGGTACGAAAAAAAAGAAATACACGAGAAGAAAGAAAAATGAAAAAAAATTCATTTAACCTATTGGTTTTATGAAATAATCTCGTACCTTTGCAACCCCTAAAAATGGGTATTATTTAATTTTAAAGCAGTTATTAAACATTTTGATATGCCTACAATACAACAGTTAGTTCGCAAAGGACGCAGTAAAATGAAGTACAAGAGCAAATCGCCTGCCCTTGATTCTTGCCCACAGAGGCGTGGAGTTTGTGTAAGGGTTTACACTACTACTCCTAAGAAACCTAATTCGGCAATGAGAAAAGTGGCAAGGGTTCGTATGACTAACACTAAGGAAGTAAATGCATACATACCGGGCGAAGGTCATAATCTTCAGGAACACTCAATAGTTATGGTTCGTGGTGGTCGTGTTAAGGATTTACCGGGTGTTAGGTACCACGTTATTCGCGGAGCTTTGGATACATCAGGTGTTGAAGGTCGCAACCAGCGTCGTTCAAAATACGGAACAAAACGTCCAAAACAAAAAGCTGCTAAATAATTCACGGAAGTATTGATCATTCATCATATATAGAAAAATGAGGAAAGCAACACCAAAAAAGAAAATATATTTACCCGATCCCAAGCATAATGATGTGCTTGTTACACGTTTTGTAAACAATCTTATGTTGCGCGGTAAGAAAAATGCATCTTATAAAATATTTTATGATGCTATTGATATAGTAGCATCGAAATCAAATGAAAACGGATTGGAAGTTTGGAAAAAAGCATTAGCTAATATTACTCCACAGGTTGAAGTAAGAAGCCGCAGAATTGGTGGAGCTACTTTCCAGATTCCTTCAGAAATAAGACCCGAACGTAAAATTTCAATAGGAATCAAATCACTCATTACTCATGCACGCAAACGCAATGAAAAATCGATGAGCATGAAACTGGCTTCCGAAATTTTAGCTGCATATAAAGAAGAAGGTGGCGCTTTCAAGAAAAAAGAAGACACCCACCGTATGGCTGAAGCAAATAAAGCATTCTCTCATTTCAGATTCTAATAAACAAGGAAACAGAAAAATGTCACGCAATCTGAATTATACGAGGAATATAGGCATAATGGCTCATATTGATGCTGGTAAAACCACCACCACTGAGCGTATATTGTTCTATACCGGCGTAAACAGGAAGATTGGCGAAGTTGACGATGGTGCTGCTACTATGGACTGGATGGTGCAGGAGCAGGAAAGAGGTATTACTATTACTTCTGCAGCTACATCATGTTTCTGGAATTATAATAATGAACAATATAAAATAAATATCATAGACACTCCCGGACACGTTGATTTTACTGTTGAAGTAGAACGTTCATTACGTGTACTCGATGGAGCTGTTGCTCTTTTCTGTGCTGTTGGCGGAGTTCAGCCACAGTCGGAAACAGTATGGCGTCAGGCAAATAAATATAATGTACCTCGTATTAGTTATATTAATAAGATGGACAGGCCGGGTGCTGATTATTTTAAAACTGTTACACAAATTCGCGAACGACTAGGAGGAAATCCTATTCCTATTCAAATTCCTATCGGATGCGAAGAAAATTTTATCGGCGTAGTTGACTTAATTGAAAACAAAGCATATCAGTGGGATGATACCAACCAGGGATTGAATTATTTTGAAATACCTATTCCCGATGATATCAAAGACACGGTTGTTGAGTACCGGTATAAACTCATAGAAGGCGCTGCCGAAGAAAAAGACAACCTTCTGGAAAAATTTATAAAAGACTCCGATTCATTAACAAAACAAGAAATTATTACAGAAATAAGAAATGCCACAATAGCAGGGAAGATTACCCCGGTATTTTGTGGTTCCTCATTTAAGAATAAAGGCGTTCAAAAACTTCTCGACGCAATTGTAGCCTACCTTCCTTCACCCTCCGATATATCTACTACTAAAGGAATCAATCCTTTTACAGAAAAAGAAGAAATAAGAAAAGCTGATGTAAATGATCATTTCAGCGCATTGGCATTTAAAATAGCTACCGATCCATATGTTGGTAAAATCGCATTCTTCAGAGTTTATTCCGGTAAAATGAAAGCCGGAGAAATGATACTGAATGCTACTACCGGCAAAAAAGAACGTATTGCACGTATTGTTCAGATGCACGCCAATAAGCAACTTCCGCTTGAAGAAATTGAAGCCGGTGATATTGGAGCTGCAATTGGATTTAAAGAAATACGTACAGGCGACACCTTATGTAATGAAAAACATCCTGTCGTTTTTGAATCGATGACTTTTCCTGAACCAGTTATTGGTATTGCTGTTGAACCTAAAACTCAGGCCGATATTGATAAACTTGCAAATGCATTACACCGTCTGGCAGAAGAAGATCCTACATTCAAAGTAGAGATTGATGCAGAAACAGGACAAACCGTTATCAGCGGTATGGGTGAATTACACCTGGAAATACTCAGAGACAGGCTTAAACGCGAGTTTAATGTAGAATGCAATGAAGGAAAACCACAGGTAGCATACAAAGAAGCAATTACAGAAGAAGTTCGTTATCGCGAAACATATAAGAAACAAACCGGCGGAAAAGGTAAATTTGCAGATATTGAAATTATTGTTTCTCCTGCAGATGCCGGAGTAAGAGGTTTACAATTTATTAATGAAATTAAAGGCGGCAGTATTCCAAAAGAATATATACCTTCTATTGAAAAAGGTTTTAAAGCAGCATTAATGAATGGAGTTCTAGCAGGATTCCCTGTAGAAAGCATTAAAATCCGCTTAATTGATGGTTCAGCTCACCCTGTTGACTCCGATGCATTTGCATTTGAAATAGCATCACGAATCGCATTCAGGGAAGCTTGTCAGAAATCAAAATCAGTTCTTTTGGAACCGATAATGAAACTGGAAGTAGTTACACCCGAAGAATATGTTGGCGATGTAATGAGCGATTTGAACCGCCGCAGAGGAATGACTGAAAACGTTACATCTTCAATAGGAATGCAAATAGTGGATGTAAAAGTTCCTTTAGCAGAAATGTTCGGATATGTTACCGATTTAAGAACCATTACATCAGGAAGAGCAACTTCAACCATGGAGTTTTCGCATTATGAAGTAACTCCAAGAAATATTATGGAAGATGTTCTTTACAAATTAAGAGGAATAATTATTAATTCATAAGTTGAATAAATAAAATAAAAATAAAGTGAGTCAGAAAATTAGAATAAAGTTGAAATCGTACGATTACAATCTGGTTGATAAATCAGCCGAAAAGATTGTAAAGACTGTAAAATCAACAGGCGCTGTAGTAAGCGGTCCTATTCCGTTACCAACGAATAAAAGGATATTTACAGTTTTAAGGTCAACATTTGTTAATAAAAAAGCAAGAGAACAATTCCAGTTATGCTCATACAGGCGTTTGCTTGATATTTACAGCACCACTTCAAAAACTGTTGATGCGCTTATGAAATTGGAATTACCAAGCGGAGTAGAAGTAGAAATTAAAGTTTGATAGGTATACTATTACAATAACATTTATATATATAGTATTAAAATTTTTATAAAATGTCAGGATTAATAGGTAAAAAAATTGGAATGACCAGTATTTATGATGCCTCTGGGAAATCAGTACCATGCACAGTTATACAAGCTGGTCCGTGTATTGTTACTCAGATAAAATCTAAAGATAAAGAAGGTTACGATGCTATACAATTAGCTTTTGAAGAAAAAAGTGAAAAGCATACAACAAAAGCATTGCAAAAACATTTTGAAAAAGCAGGGACTACACCTAAAAAGAAATTAGTTGAGTTCACAAGGTTTGAAGAAGGACACAGGAAAACATACGGTGAAGTACTTACAACAGAAGTTTTTAGTGAAGGCGAATTTGTTGACGTAGTTGGAGTATCAAAAGGAAAAGGGTTTCAGGGAGTTGTTACCCGTCATAATTTTAGCGGAGTAGGCGATAATACCCACGGACAACATGACCGTTTAAGAGCACCGGGTTCAGTAGGCGCATCATCATGGCCTTCAAGAGTTTTTAAAGGAACTCGCATGGCTGGTAGAATGGGAGGAAACAGGGTAAAGATGATTAATCTCAAAATAATGAAAATATTACCGGAAAAAAATCTTATTGTTGTTAAAGGTTCGGTTCCCGGTCCTAAAGGCTCATATGTTTTGATTGAAAGGTTTGTATAATACATAGCAATTATAGAAAAATGGAAATAGAAGTTTATAATATCAGTGGTAAGAAAACAGCAAAAAAAGTTTCATTAAATGATTCTATATTTGCCGTTGAACCTAATGACCACGCTATATACTTAGATGTTAAGCAATATCTGGCAAGTCAGAGACAGGGAACGCATAAATCAAAAGAACGTAGCGAAGTATCGGGAAGTACCAAAAAACTAAAACGTCAGAAAGGTACTGGTGGTGCAAGATCTGGTGATATCAACAGCCCTGTGTTTGTTGGTGGAGGCCGTGCATTTGGTCCAAAACCTCATGATTACGATTTTAAATTAAATAAAAAAGTAAAAAGGTTAGCACGTAAATCGGCGCTTACTTATAAAGCTAAAGAAAATGGAATCATGGTTCTTGAAGATTTCACTTTTGAAGCTCCAAAAACAAAAAATTATACTGAATTACTTAAGAACTTTAATCTTAGCGGAAAGAAAACCCTTTTAGTTATTCCCGAAATAAACAGTAATATTCTTCTTTCTGCACGAAATCTGAAAAGAACAAAGGTGGTTACATCTTCTGATATTAATACTTACGATATTTTGGATGCTAATAATCTTTTATTGGTAGAAAGTTCAGTAAAAGAAATTGAAAAAATGTTCAAAGTATCAGAGAAATAAAGTTAAGAATAATAGTAGAAATATTATAACAATGGATATTTTAATAAGACCTTTAATCACAGAAAAAATGACTGCTATCAGTGAAAAACTGAAACAGTATGGTTTTATGGTTGATAAAAGTGCAAATAAACTGCAGATTAAAAAAGCTGTTGAAAGCATGTATGGTGTTACTGTTGAATCAGTAAATACAATACGTTATTCAGGGAAAAGAAAATCGCGCAATACAAAAAGCGGTTTAGTAACAGGAAAAGCAAATGCTTTCAAAAAAGCTATAGTTACTTTACAAGAAGGACAAACAATTGATTTTTACAGCAATATTTAAATAAATGGCCTTAAAGAAATTAAAACCGACAACTGCCGGACAGCGATTCAAGGTAATCAGCGATAATAGTGATATTACTTCAGTAGCTCCAGAAAAGAGTCTTCTTGCACCTATGAAGAAAAGTGGCGGAAGAAACAATACCGGCAAAATGACTATGCGTTATATGGGTGGTGGTCATAAACAAAAATATCGTATTATTGATTTTAAACGCGATAAAGACAGTATTCCTGCCGTGGTTAAAACCATTGAATATGATCCTAACCGCACAGCCCGTATTGCATTATTGAATTATGCAGATGGCGAAAAACGTTATATCGTAGCCCCTCACGGATTAAAAGTAGGACAGAAAATTATTTCCGGTCGTGGTGTTGCTCCTGAAATTGGCAATACTTTATTTATTGAAGAAATTCCACTTGGAACCGTTATTCACAACATAGAGTTACGTCCTGGTCAGGGTGCTAATATTGCCCGAAGTGCAGGCTCATACGCACAATTACTTTCAAGAGACGGAAAGTATGCAATTTTAAAAATGCCTTCAGGCGAATCCAGAATGGTACTTGTTGCTTGTAAAGCTACCATCGGGATGGTTTCAAATATTGACCATAGTCTTGAGAAATCAGGAAAAGCCGGAAGAGAACGTTGGTTAGGCAGAAGACCTCGCAACAGAGGTGTTGTTATGAATCCTGTTGATCACCCAATGGGTGGTGGCGAAGGTAAAGCATCAGGCGGACATCCACGTTCACGCAGAGGCATTCCTGCTAAAGGATATAAAACACGTGCTCCTAAAAAGCATTCAAGTAAATATATTGTTGAAAGAAGGAAGAAATAATTAATATAGAAATTATGAGTCGTTCAGTAAAAAAAGGACCTTATATTCATTATAAGCTAGAGAAAAAAGTTAGAGCCAACGTTGATTCAAAGAAAAAGACCGTTATTAAAACTTGGTCAAGGGCTTCAATGATTTCTCCAGAATTTGTAGGACAGACAATTGCTGTTCACAATGGAAATAAATTCATCCCTGTATATGTTACAGAGAATATGGTTGGACATAAACTTGGTGAATTTGCTCCTACTCGTATTTTTAGAGGACATTCAGGAAATAAAGAAAAATAGTAAATAGATAAATATTCCAGAGAAATGGGCGTAAGAAAACGTAATAAGGCAGAAGAAAGAAAAGAGGCAAAAAAGCAAACCTATAATGCTAAGCTTTACAATTGTCCTACTTCTCCGCGCAAAATGAGACTGGTAGCTGACCTGATTAGAGGTGTCAGTGTTGACCGTGCTCTTCATATTCTGAAACATAATGCAAAACAACCTGCAGAAAAATTAGAAAAACTTTTACTTTCTGCTATGGCTAATTGGCAGCAGAAGAACGAAGGTGTCAGGATTGAAGACAGTAATTTGATTGTAAAAAATATTTTTGTCGATAGCGGCAGAGTATTGAAACGTATATTGCCTGCTCCACAAGGTCGTGCTCATCGCATGAAAAAACGTTCAAACCATGTAACTTTAGAGTTGGGAAGCCTTAATACAAAAGAAGTATCTGAAATAACTCCGGTTGTTGAAGAAAAACCAGTAGCAGTGGAAAAAGTAGAAAAGGTGAAAAAAGAAAAGGTGAAAAAAGAAAAAGAAGTTACTTCTGATACAACAGTAAAAAAAACTAGAAAGTCAACCAAAAAATAAACAGGTAAATGGGACAAAAAGCAAATCCAATAGGTAATAGACTAGGCATCATCAAAGGATGGGATTCTAACTGGTATGGTGGCAAAAATTATGCAAACAAACTGGTGGAAGATGATCAGATTCGTAAATATCTGAATGCTCGTTTATCAAAAGCAGGTGTTGCAAAAATAATAATTGAACGCACTTTAAAATTAGTTACAGTTACGATCAATACTGCACGCCCCGGAATTATTATTGGCAAAGGTGGTCAGGAAGTTGATAAACTAAAAGAAGAATTAAAGAAAATTACAAATAAGGAAGTTCAGATAAACATTACTGAAATTAAAAGGCCTGAACTTGATGCAGTAATTGTTTCATCTACTATTGCACGCCAGATTGAAGGACGTATATCGTTCCGTAGGGCAATAAAAACTGCAGTTGCATCAACAATAAGAATGGGCGCCGAAGGTATTAAGGTTACTATTTCAGGAAGGTTAGCCGGAGCTGAAATGGCAAGAACCGAAACCTATAAAGAAGGTCGTATTCCATTACATACTTTGAGAGCAGATATCGACTATGCAACAGCAGAAGCACGTACTACTTTCGGATGCATTGGAATTAAAACATGGATTTGTAAAGGTGAAGTGTATGGGAAACGTGAACTAACCCCGGTTATTGGTCTTACCAGCATGAAATCGCGTAGCAATACAGCACCCGGCCCACGTTTTGGAAAAAGTAAAAAAAGAAAGTAATTTATTTTATAGCATAAATATTTTGTAGCAATGTTACAACCAAAGAAAACAAAATACAGGAAACAGCAGAAAGGCAAAATGAAGGGTAATGCCAAAAGAGGCAGCCAGCTTGCATTTGGCTCGTTCGGCATCAAATCAATGGAAGAATGTTGGATTACAGGACGCCAGATTGAAGCGGCTCGTCAGGCTGTTACACGTCATATGAAACGTGAAGGACAGATATGGATTCGTATATTCCCGGATAAACCTGTAACCAAGAAACCTGCTGAAGTACGTATGGGTAAAGGAAAAGGAGCTCCGGAATATTTCGTAGCCCGCGTTACACCAGGCAGAATTCTTTTCGAAGCAGAAGGTGTATCT
This window of the Bacteroidales bacterium genome carries:
- the rpsJ gene encoding 30S ribosomal protein S10 encodes the protein MSQKIRIKLKSYDYNLVDKSAEKIVKTVKSTGAVVSGPIPLPTNKRIFTVLRSTFVNKKAREQFQLCSYRRLLDIYSTTSKTVDALMKLELPSGVEVEIKV
- the rplD gene encoding 50S ribosomal protein L4, with protein sequence MEIEVYNISGKKTAKKVSLNDSIFAVEPNDHAIYLDVKQYLASQRQGTHKSKERSEVSGSTKKLKRQKGTGGARSGDINSPVFVGGGRAFGPKPHDYDFKLNKKVKRLARKSALTYKAKENGIMVLEDFTFEAPKTKNYTELLKNFNLSGKKTLLVIPEINSNILLSARNLKRTKVVTSSDINTYDILDANNLLLVESSVKEIEKMFKVSEK
- the rplW gene encoding 50S ribosomal protein L23, whose translation is MDILIRPLITEKMTAISEKLKQYGFMVDKSANKLQIKKAVESMYGVTVESVNTIRYSGKRKSRNTKSGLVTGKANAFKKAIVTLQEGQTIDFYSNI
- the rpsG gene encoding 30S ribosomal protein S7, encoding MRKATPKKKIYLPDPKHNDVLVTRFVNNLMLRGKKNASYKIFYDAIDIVASKSNENGLEVWKKALANITPQVEVRSRRIGGATFQIPSEIRPERKISIGIKSLITHARKRNEKSMSMKLASEILAAYKEEGGAFKKKEDTHRMAEANKAFSHFRF
- the fusA gene encoding elongation factor G, translated to MSRNLNYTRNIGIMAHIDAGKTTTTERILFYTGVNRKIGEVDDGAATMDWMVQEQERGITITSAATSCFWNYNNEQYKINIIDTPGHVDFTVEVERSLRVLDGAVALFCAVGGVQPQSETVWRQANKYNVPRISYINKMDRPGADYFKTVTQIRERLGGNPIPIQIPIGCEENFIGVVDLIENKAYQWDDTNQGLNYFEIPIPDDIKDTVVEYRYKLIEGAAEEKDNLLEKFIKDSDSLTKQEIITEIRNATIAGKITPVFCGSSFKNKGVQKLLDAIVAYLPSPSDISTTKGINPFTEKEEIRKADVNDHFSALAFKIATDPYVGKIAFFRVYSGKMKAGEMILNATTGKKERIARIVQMHANKQLPLEEIEAGDIGAAIGFKEIRTGDTLCNEKHPVVFESMTFPEPVIGIAVEPKTQADIDKLANALHRLAEEDPTFKVEIDAETGQTVISGMGELHLEILRDRLKREFNVECNEGKPQVAYKEAITEEVRYRETYKKQTGGKGKFADIEIIVSPADAGVRGLQFINEIKGGSIPKEYIPSIEKGFKAALMNGVLAGFPVESIKIRLIDGSAHPVDSDAFAFEIASRIAFREACQKSKSVLLEPIMKLEVVTPEEYVGDVMSDLNRRRGMTENVTSSIGMQIVDVKVPLAEMFGYVTDLRTITSGRATSTMEFSHYEVTPRNIMEDVLYKLRGIIINS
- the rplB gene encoding 50S ribosomal protein L2, yielding MALKKLKPTTAGQRFKVISDNSDITSVAPEKSLLAPMKKSGGRNNTGKMTMRYMGGGHKQKYRIIDFKRDKDSIPAVVKTIEYDPNRTARIALLNYADGEKRYIVAPHGLKVGQKIISGRGVAPEIGNTLFIEEIPLGTVIHNIELRPGQGANIARSAGSYAQLLSRDGKYAILKMPSGESRMVLVACKATIGMVSNIDHSLEKSGKAGRERWLGRRPRNRGVVMNPVDHPMGGGEGKASGGHPRSRRGIPAKGYKTRAPKKHSSKYIVERRKK
- the rpsS gene encoding 30S ribosomal protein S19, translated to MSRSVKKGPYIHYKLEKKVRANVDSKKKTVIKTWSRASMISPEFVGQTIAVHNGNKFIPVYVTENMVGHKLGEFAPTRIFRGHSGNKEK
- the rplC gene encoding 50S ribosomal protein L3, with the protein product MSGLIGKKIGMTSIYDASGKSVPCTVIQAGPCIVTQIKSKDKEGYDAIQLAFEEKSEKHTTKALQKHFEKAGTTPKKKLVEFTRFEEGHRKTYGEVLTTEVFSEGEFVDVVGVSKGKGFQGVVTRHNFSGVGDNTHGQHDRLRAPGSVGASSWPSRVFKGTRMAGRMGGNRVKMINLKIMKILPEKNLIVVKGSVPGPKGSYVLIERFV
- the rpsL gene encoding 30S ribosomal protein S12, whose protein sequence is MPTIQQLVRKGRSKMKYKSKSPALDSCPQRRGVCVRVYTTTPKKPNSAMRKVARVRMTNTKEVNAYIPGEGHNLQEHSIVMVRGGRVKDLPGVRYHVIRGALDTSGVEGRNQRRSKYGTKRPKQKAAK
- the rplP gene encoding 50S ribosomal protein L16 — protein: MLQPKKTKYRKQQKGKMKGNAKRGSQLAFGSFGIKSMEECWITGRQIEAARQAVTRHMKREGQIWIRIFPDKPVTKKPAEVRMGKGKGAPEYFVARVTPGRILFEAEGVSLAVAKEALRLAAQKLPILTKFVVRRDFVEETI
- the rpsC gene encoding 30S ribosomal protein S3, whose product is MGQKANPIGNRLGIIKGWDSNWYGGKNYANKLVEDDQIRKYLNARLSKAGVAKIIIERTLKLVTVTINTARPGIIIGKGGQEVDKLKEELKKITNKEVQINITEIKRPELDAVIVSSTIARQIEGRISFRRAIKTAVASTIRMGAEGIKVTISGRLAGAEMARTETYKEGRIPLHTLRADIDYATAEARTTFGCIGIKTWICKGEVYGKRELTPVIGLTSMKSRSNTAPGPRFGKSKKRK